In one Nocardioides sp. NBC_00368 genomic region, the following are encoded:
- a CDS encoding GOLPH3/VPS74 family protein, whose translation MLIAEDLVLLMLEDFSGRPVGGLDMGTLDLLVGGALVSELALAGAVHLVEEPVGGTMEVHPTGVRLPADPFLQRSLVLAGGRARPAPLIRSCGIQMFAHLADRLVHRGLLRGETERRHLITRTTWPATEISYKQDVRHHLTAALFHGAQPSRRTATLIGLIAAVDQVDLFFPSATVPLTEVRRRADHIAAGDWAAATVRGILRASRRRGDWFGGGDGGGFFGGDGGGGGDGGGGGDGGGGG comes from the coding sequence ATGCTGATCGCGGAGGACCTCGTGCTGCTCATGCTCGAGGACTTCAGCGGGCGTCCGGTCGGCGGGCTCGACATGGGGACGCTCGACCTGCTGGTGGGCGGTGCGCTGGTATCCGAGCTGGCGCTGGCCGGTGCGGTCCACCTGGTGGAGGAGCCCGTCGGGGGCACCATGGAGGTGCATCCGACAGGAGTCCGCCTACCCGCAGATCCCTTCCTCCAACGCTCGCTCGTGCTCGCCGGCGGCCGAGCCCGCCCCGCTCCCCTGATCAGGAGCTGCGGCATCCAGATGTTCGCGCATCTCGCCGACCGCCTCGTGCACCGCGGCCTGCTGCGTGGCGAGACGGAGCGGCGCCACCTCATCACTCGGACGACCTGGCCCGCCACCGAGATCAGCTACAAGCAGGACGTACGCCACCACCTCACCGCCGCCCTGTTCCACGGTGCGCAGCCGAGCCGACGCACGGCGACCTTGATCGGCCTCATCGCCGCCGTCGACCAGGTCGACCTGTTCTTTCCCTCCGCCACCGTGCCCCTGACGGAGGTCAGGCGCCGCGCGGATCACATCGCTGCGGGCGACTGGGCCGCGGCCACCGTACGCGGGATCCTTCGAGCCTCCCGCAGGCGAGGTGACTGGTTCGGCGGCGGCGACGGTGGAGGGTTCTTCGGTGGAGACGGCGGGGGTGGCGGCGACGGCGGAGGGGGCGGCGACGGCGGCGGAGGGGGTTGA